Proteins encoded within one genomic window of Mesorhizobium sp. AR10:
- a CDS encoding Abi family protein — MSDLGDQKKSIVQQLKEIPAMVLAIEKRSHAGFALVAGQILDTTLEEVLVNHMPGLNKDMRKRLFSGFGPLATFSSRIHIAEALGLIDKTFAKELHKMRVIRNMFAHSMRTLHFEDEKVLELLAKLSEPSNGRLPQKHFVEAVAEAVKALTPLMKTEE; from the coding sequence ATGTCTGATTTAGGTGATCAGAAGAAGTCGATTGTTCAGCAGCTCAAAGAAATTCCAGCGATGGTGCTTGCCATTGAAAAGAGATCACATGCTGGATTTGCTCTTGTTGCTGGGCAAATTCTCGACACTACGCTTGAAGAAGTCCTAGTAAATCACATGCCGGGACTTAATAAGGATATGCGCAAACGGCTGTTCTCGGGCTTTGGGCCACTTGCAACATTTAGTTCGAGAATACACATCGCGGAAGCTCTTGGCCTTATCGACAAAACGTTCGCTAAAGAGCTGCACAAGATGAGGGTAATAAGAAACATGTTTGCGCACAGCATGAGGACTTTGCACTTTGAAGATGAGAAGGTCCTTGAATTGCTGGCCAAGCTTTCGGAGCCATCGAATGGACGTCTCCCACAAAAGCACTTTGTGGAAGCTGTGGCCGAGGCTGTTAAAGCCCTAACCCCCTTGATGAAGACCGAGGAGTAG